The nucleotide window ccgcaaaaaaattcaaaagaaattaTGGAATTACTTACGTCAAAAGGATAAGTTAATTACTTGcgattttccttcaaatcttaCGTGGAGAGGATCTACAGGCACAAAATGTATACAAACAATTTGTATATCATATAAACATTTAATTATGTAGTTACTTTCCTATGTTATAAACAACTAAATCTACATCTTAAGTAAATCAAAAGAAATGAAGGTAAACACCTTTATTAATCAAATCGTCTAAATGAAGTACTCACCAATTCTTTTATTCTTATAAGATATGGCCAGTAACGAAATCTTCATATATGTAGATAATTAGTACCTCTCAAActaatttcaaataataatatCCCATCACAACTTAAAGCCTTACCATCTCAATAGCCTACTATGTCGATCAGGTGTtataagccaaaaaaaaaaaaaagatctgcTGCACGAGATGGGAAAAAAGAAAGAGGCAAAAAAGTTGTTGAGATGAAAACTGCTAGAAGttccaccgtatatgcatacttattatacttatagatgagaaaaaagaaagaggaaaaaatgTTGTTGAGATGAAAACTGCTATATATATACCATAAATGATAATTACTATTTGAACTGTATCTTGGTTAAGATCCTTTCCTACTACCTTCTTATCGAAAACGTCACTGCAACATGTTATGTGTTGCATATTGCTCTTGCATCGCTAATATGAATTCATGATAGAAGGCTTTTACCAGAGCAAATTCCACAATAGAATCACTTGGTTTCACATACAAGGCAAGTTGTGACCGCATTGGAGTGTCTAatgcaacaaaaaaaaatagttatttgCAGGAAAGCAATGACTCATCCTCCAAAATTCAgcaattcaaatattaataagGATTGTATTTGAGTGTGGATGATAAATGTAGTGTCGGTTACAAAAGGCATTTAAGGTGATTACCGTTTTAATTTCCATACAATTAATTGATGAATTTTTTTTCAGTTATTAGATTAGATTAATTACTAAACGAATTCATTACTTCAAATGGCtgggaaaaatagaaaaaacccccaaaaaggagaaaatagataaataagcTCCTTGGCTTTAGAGAGTGCCACATCACCTTTTTCATTCCCaacattatatttatatatagattGCAAGCAATTGTTTAGGAATATGATTCTCAATTCTCCGAGGGAACGGAAGTAGATTGGTTGAAGCTTCTTGGTGAACTATTTGCAATACAAAATTTATTGACTCTTCACATTGCTATTAATTCCATGAACCAAATAACCGTTGTTGGCTAAGTAGACCATCATAAATGATGGAATTGAACAATAGGTTCTATATTTGCATTAAAATTCACATTTTTAGCAATATTATCATGATTACTCTAAGCTTAGATACATTATTTCGGGAAAACCAAAAGCCTTGGTAAACCTGGCCATTTTAATGTCCCACATTAATCTGTTTTTAATTTAACTTTtcactttttgttgtttttattggAATGTAATTTTATAGTATGATaattttcgaccgatttcgatctattttttttttcgacCGTTACGCTTTGGACGGGTTTTCTAGTAGTGATGGTCCAATCATTTTCTTTAACCCTCTAATGGATtttttcatgaatttactaatactTGCAATTTGGTCAAATCCCAAATTAAGAGGAGACAAGTGACTAAGGTTGTGTTCAATATAGCTCGTGCTATATGatcttaaaaaatgaaaaagaccgtGTTGTTTGCGGTCCCTTTATAATTAACAATGATTGCGAGTGATTGCAGCACCACGATATTCTATTTTAAGAATATTAGCTGGACCTCAGAACTCAGAATAATACATTCcttgtttagttctttttaggTTTTTCTTTATTAATTTGTTGACTTTCAATTCTTTGGTTACTACTCCATATTTTTTCGAGGCATAAGTAAGAAACCTGACATTAGCTCTTGTCACTCTCAAACTCTGCATTTTCCTCGTTTGGAGTTGGATCCTTCCTTTtctttaactttttatttttatttttttttatttgacaaGCTTCTTACTGGTTGTTTCTACGTGCCAACAGAAATTTAGAATATCTAATGCAAGAGGATAAATTAAAAAACAGAAGCAAAAGGATTAGATCATTTAGATATAAGAATTTCTTATAAGTTTTCTACAAAACCGTGTGAATTTTTAACTTCCACGCATAAAATAATATAACCTGAGCACCATGGACTTCTTTAATTAACTAGTTTAGACTAAATCTAGCCCAGCATTTAAGTTTGACCACACACCCATATATGGACTTATTATTGAACTAACCACTGCTAGTTGTATCTTGTGAATTTTGGAAATACACTTcattattttccttttcatttaatttttgtgacataactaagaaaataaatagcagtATCCAGTAtcctcaaatatattttaattagttttaggAGAAAAAATTAATTATTGCTTTCACTTCCATGGTAGCTAATTTCCAACAATTGATCATTCAGAAGTCATTTAAGTCCATTATACTTAATCAGTGAGAATTTATACTGCTTTTGATTTAAGAATGTGACCAAATAAAATCGTAGTCACTTAAGGTGATCAGAAGCTAGCCGCCCATAACGAGTGGGGAGTATTCTTTTGACAAGTGATGTGGGAAAGCAAGAATTCATTTTCCTGTTCCCACTCTATAACTCCCTCCCTCATCTTAACAGCTCTTCCCTACTGCCAATCTTTAGAAAAATTCAACTCCAGCTCCATCAAAGAATTAATACTTATAAAATTAAACCTAAAAAGGAATAAGACGAAAAGCACTAGGGGACAAATTACTAAACCAATGTAGTGAAGACTGCAGCGAGTCCCTATAGCTATAGCTTTCTTGGAAAGAAGGCTTTTATTAAAGAATTTCATATATACAGTTGGTGGGAAATATATAAACTCAGGCTTACAAAGCAAAAACCATACAAATAGTAAAGAAGCAGGCGATCACTTGAACTTCTCAACAATCATGTCAAGTGTACCACAACAGCAGCAGGAGAGTACAAACATGGAGGAGATAAAGAAGGGAGCATGGTCTCCTGAGGAAGACCAAAAACTGAAATCTTATATCATGAGATATGGCATTTGGAATTGGAGCCATATGCCCAAATTTGCAGGTTTGATTCACTCCAAGTAATTTCCAATATGTTCTGATAATCCATTTTTTGATTTCTACGTACGCATgcactaattaattaatctactTGTAACCGTTAATTCATTGTGTAATTTCATTAATATGTTGTACTTAGTTAATTAGTCTCGTGAACTTGGTTATACATAATTGCAGGACTTTCAAGAACGGGGAAAAGTTGTAGACTTAGATGGATGAATTATCTCCGCCCTGATGTTAAGAGAGGACCCTTTAGCATTGAAGAAAGAGGAACAGTCATCAAAACCTATCAGGAACTTGGGAATAGGTGAGACCAAGTTCTAATTTTGagttctttttttgtttgttgaaagatttgaaattttaATTAACGGAAAAGAATACTATGTAATAGAAGTACTCCTTGTGTATTATCTCTAGATGGTCAGAAATTGCTGCAAGATTGCCAGGAAGAGCTGATAACGAAGTTAAGAACTTCTTCCACACACACTTAAAGAAGCATTTGGGAGTGAAAAATGATGCCCCGTTGAAGAGTACTAGGGCAAAAAGCAATAAAAGGGTAGTGAAGAAAACCAAAGGAAATGAGAGGACAAATGGCGACAAACGATCACCTGAAGTTTCTTCATCAGACAGCAGCAGTATTATTACATTTGAAGAAAATCAAATGATGGACGTTTCTGTGAATTTATCTCAAATATATTACAACATTGTCGATCAACCAAATATTGACATGGAAATTAGGCCGGTTATATTGGAGAGCAACCCAGATGATGGTACTTATAATTCCAACTGCCAACAACTTCATGATCAGTTTGAGTACTCTCATAGCATTTCCGAATGTTGTTCCAGCTTTGACTCAATCGACCAGTTCGATATGAGTTCATTCTGGTTTGATGAACTTTGGGATGCCGAAACATATGAGTTTTTGAGAGATGTTATAACTTATTAGCACCCATATATGTCTCGCGTCTAGCActtttttgcctttttttaaACAGAGCCAACAAGAAAAATGGGGATTAGACAAACTTCTAAGTCCTACTACTTGCTCTATAAATATGAAGTATAGTTGGTTAGCTAGTCGTAGTAAAAGTTAAAAGAATGTTTCAAATCCTTCCTGTTGCTTCAATATATGGTTATAGCATATTTCTGATACTCCTCCAATAGACGTAGTAAGTTAGTAACTATCTTTATTTTCTGTTAGTTCCGTCCTTGGGTGGTGGCTCCAGCCTCCAGCTGAGCTTTCAAGAATGGGAaatgttagtttatatgagtccaccaagaGTATCTAGTTCTCTATGAGTTTCCAGTGAGAATACTAATGAAGCAATAAGTAAATGAGATacgagatttttacgtggaaaaatcccactcaaggggacaaaaaccacgacctacacttgtatgctttcaacttcactaacttgtaaacactctattacaagccactttgtaatgactctattacaaagacttcaactcaactaacttgtgatacactTATCACAAGTCACTTTGTCACTCACTAgctacaaagactttaacttatgactaactctagtcacaacacaaactcaTAAAGTTTATGGTTTTACAAGGGGGTTCCTAAGAAACGCTTATAGCTAAGCAATTTTGGAAttacaataagaacaatcacaaagttacaactcaactaaggacaacaaaatactagatttaggaactggtccgtagtagcgtttaactttgttcttcaagctcttgAGAATTGAGTTCAGTGTTTGCAGAAGGCTTGAATGCTTGAAGTGattctcaagtgttcaagtgatgttttgttatAATGCTCTTGTTAATACAcccttgatgacatcacttgaatgatgtaagcacttgGTAGGTCAAAGGCAAGTGACTGCAAAAGTGCTGCACTTTGTGCACTGTTTCTGTGGCAATCACTTTCCAGCTGTGCACAGTTGACTTTCGTACTGCTGTCAGGGAAACACAAGGGATCAGGTCCTTGTCTTGTTTCTCCATTTTCTACACTAGCAGTAGTTCACATTAGCTGGAGTCCAGGTTGGAATCCGTTCATTTGTAATGTGTACCAAGGGTggcaggttccctatctggttcttgatagtatgtttgttagatcatcaaaacataaggcaaatacattgaaaacccatcaatttacccttttttgatgatgacaaacttagacatTGATAACATGTATTTAGAGCAGAGATAACCGGATGAAGTAACAGGAACTTCAGAAGTTCCCCCTGACTTTATGCTTCCCCCTTAATCAGTTCCCTGTTTCAATTATACTTTcctcttttggcatcattaaaaatacacaagtaggcaaacaacataaagaagtctagcctggctaactcatgccacatatgtgcacacaacatgatagagaAGATAAACAGAGAATACAAgcaatgaaataataaaagaggatagattttatatataaaacatatgcctttgcttAAAAAGCAAAGGCAGAATTGGACTGTTGAAAACGGGAGCAGTACTGATACATCCCAAccacatcaaaacaaaagaaacaaaaaacatTTGCCAAGTCATAAAAAAACAATCCAGAAACTGGCCATTGAAGGGAtacttagggggcactaggagtagAGGGCTTGGAAGCTGCAGCAAAAGTTTGGAGAACTAGGTCTATTCGAGCATTGACTAACTTTTGCTCATTGAACAGTTTTGCTTTCAGGTTCTCCACTTGTGCCCTGAGATAAGTATTCTCTTTTGTCAAACGAGCCACTTCCTCATTTGACTCCGGATCCCCTTGGGCCtgctgaccttccaggatagcattcctAGCCTTCAACCTTCGAATCTCCTCAGTTGTACTATTTTGAGCATTAATGAGCTGTGAGATGGTTGATGTACTGCCTAACCCCCTCATTCTTCTCTATGCACTCACATTCTTCCAACGTTGTTTGGGAGAAGGTCTGCTTCTTGGTTACTACCTTGCCTTTCCCCAGCGGCACCTTGAAAAACTTAAACACTTGCGTAAGCAGAAACCCATGAAGAACATGATTACTATCCTTGAAGGTTGCTACTTTTTGCATGTGTTCGATCATGATAGCAGGCAGGTTGATAGGGTTAAAGCCATCTAGTTTCTCCATTAGAAACAGGTCAAACTTAGAGGTCATGGACCTCCTCTCAGCATGAGGCAACAAAACTTTGTTCACCAACTCGAAGAGCAACTGATAAACAAGGAGTAATGCTTCTTGTGAATTTGGTCCTCCTTTTGGTTCGCCTTATCCTTTACCACAACATTCCAAAAATTATACTGACACGCATCTTTCACACTAGACATACCATCCGTAGGAACCTTTAGAATATCCACAAGCAGACTCACGTCAAACACAATGTCCACATCGTTCACCAAGGCACAGATATGGTCGGTATCAACGGGAAAGAGGATGGCATAAAAGCTTTGAACCTCATCCTCATACACTTTGGGTGCATCCATTTGGAACAGATGCCCTCATCGTTGAAACTCAACCATTGCAAGAACTTGACGCATACTAGCCATATCAGAAATTGCTGGGTCAAAAGTGCGACCTAGTAGGACCTTTTGGTGCCTTATTCGTTCTGAAGCAGAACTAGTTTCACTTCTCAGCTTTTTCACAGAACTAGGTTCCTTAACGGTTTCAGACTTTCGTTTGCCAGACCTCACACCACTTGATTTTACCTTTCCCTTAGACTTGACTAAGACATCATCATCAGAAACGGAGAGCTCACTCACAACAATCTTGAACTTTGAATTGGGGGTTGTAACATTCTCTATGGAAGCAGATTCCTTCATTTTCTGGGACCTTCTCAATAGGGAACTAGGTTCCTCAGTTGTTTCCTCCTCAACCTCCACCACTGGAACAACCTTATCACACACTATAATATTGTCTTTCACCAGTCTCCTTCTTTTCGTCTTACTGCTTTTTCTGCTCTTTTGAAGGGTAGAGTCATAGGCTACCTTTTCTTGCAACCTGGTAGTAGGTCGCTTAGTAAAAGACTCAGGAGTGGACACTACCTTTCGCTTGACTATGAAAGCATCAAGAGCAATGTTGTCTAGATCCTCCTCATCACTAGACCTCATCTTAAGGACTTgaatgtccaagggcatagcagCAAATGCAGGAGCAGAACTGGCTTGGGAGTGAGAACTCTGACTTGTCTCTTACGAAGAGGGGTTAGATTTCTTACGAGAGGGCCTAGTAGTTTCTGCTAGTGTAGAGCCCTCAACAACCACCATGGCTCATTTTTCCTCTATACCCTGTATCTCGTTCCTCTAAGAATTATCTCATGTAAGACACCATCAGTAGATACCACAAGATGGTCGCGACATTTTCTTCCTCAATAGGCTCCATGGCCAACACAAAATCTGAAGAAATAATGGCGGAAACCTCTACGACCTCAGGACTTTTATCATGTTCTCCACTTTTTCCTTGATCAATGGGAAACTCAGAAGATAGAGAAGAAGGGTGAACAATTTTTGGGTTTTCTGGGATAGTCAACTTAGAACTGGAGGGAGACGGGGAATCTGGGTTAGGAGTGATTTCAGAGATATGAACATGAGTGGTTACAGAAGACTCATTGGGGACGAATGACTCAATGGGGTTTTTAGTATTAGGGACGACTGAGGCAGGGATTTTTGAGTTTGTGTCAGCCATcgaagagatagagagaaagtTCTTTGGAGAAGTTCTAATGGAGGACTGTGGTTTGTGAAGAAAGGAGAAGGGTTTTAATGAGAGTggataattatgaagagagagATAGGAACTTGTTCTGAAACGACGGTTGTGCTTGGAGAAATGCACTAttcagagggagatggaacgATTTGAAGTGAAGGGACGTGACAACAGGGTTTGAAAAGGTGGATGACATTGCAGTTGATATTTGTACGttttcaagatgtgtattaaagaATGCACAGAACTACTATCCTTTAGTAcatgaaccaggttcttgaccttTTACTGAAAATATCAATCCTCTTTTATCATCCATGCAATGCATCTACAGCTTCTATACTCATCATGCGTATTTACCTGCAACgatattgaagtgagttagacttgGCCAGAAAATACTTTAGCTAGTTTTACCTGAAGGATTTTCATAGCCAATTGATGAGGAATTAGGTTCTCAATTGGGCTTCAATAGCCCCAGCTTCACcctgtttctttcaaaatgttccctactcaatgctttggtgaagatatcggCAATTTGGTCTTCTATGTTGTAGAACTTCATACAGATCAGCCCTTTCTCTACATTGTCCCTCAGAAAATGATgtctcacatcaatgtgcttggttcttttgtgttgaactgaattcttggccatgttgagtgcactggtgttatcacatAGAAGAGGCACACACTCAGTAAACACCCCAAAATCCTCCAGTTGTTGCTTAATCCATAGAAGTTGAGCAAACCAGGATGTTGTAGCTACATATTCTGCGTcagctgttgaaagagccactgagttTTTCTTCTTTGTGCCCCAAGATATGAGACATGATCCTAAAAAATGAGCCGTTCCAGAAGTACTTTtcctgtccacaagataacctgcatagtcaGTATCAGCATACCCAATGACATTAAAACTGTCACCTGAGGGCTAATACAGGATCAGGTCCTGTGTACCCTTAAGgtatctcaaaattcttttggaaaCCTTCAAAtaagattccttgggatttgattgaaaccttgcacaaaACCCCACACTAAAGACAATATCGGGTCTGCTGGCAGTgagatagagaagagacccaataatgcctctatacatagTTTGATTCATAAGAGATCTAGTTTCATCCATGTTCAGTCGAGTAACCGttgcaatgggagtgtctatcacttttgatgcttccatatcaaacctcttcaagagctccTTGATGTATTTCTGATGATAAATAAATGTACCCTTTGTGGGCTACTTCACTTGAAGACCTAAGAAGAAATTCAgctcccccatcatgctcatttcaaactcacttcccatgagttttgcaaatttttCACACAGAGAAGAGGCAGCATTTTCTCCACTCGGCTCTTTTACTT belongs to Nicotiana tabacum cultivar K326 chromosome 6, ASM71507v2, whole genome shotgun sequence and includes:
- the LOC107799323 gene encoding transcription factor MYB61-like — encoded protein: MSSVPQQQQESTNMEEIKKGAWSPEEDQKLKSYIMRYGIWNWSHMPKFAGLSRTGKSCRLRWMNYLRPDVKRGPFSIEERGTVIKTYQELGNRWSEIAARLPGRADNEVKNFFHTHLKKHLGVKNDAPLKSTRAKSNKRVVKKTKGNERTNGDKRSPEVSSSDSSSIITFEENQMMDVSVNLSQIYYNIVDQPNIDMEIRPVILESNPDDGTYNSNCQQLHDQFEYSHSISECCSSFDSIDQFDMSSFWFDELWDAETYEFLRDVITY